One genomic region from Pseudoduganella dura encodes:
- a CDS encoding H-NS histone family protein, whose product MTTYQEYQTKIAELQKQAELARRNEISEAKERIATIMREHNLTLADLGPAVKTAKPVKARAPVPMKYRDDATGQTWTGRGRAPKWLDGRKKEDFLIKQ is encoded by the coding sequence ATGACGACTTACCAGGAATACCAGACCAAGATCGCCGAACTGCAGAAGCAGGCTGAATTGGCCCGCCGGAACGAGATCTCCGAGGCAAAAGAGCGTATCGCCACGATCATGCGTGAACACAACCTGACGCTGGCCGATCTCGGTCCGGCCGTCAAAACGGCCAAGCCCGTAAAGGCGCGCGCACCCGTGCCGATGAAATACCGCGACGATGCGACGGGCCAGACCTGGACCGGCCGCGGCCGCGCGCCGAAATGGCTCGATGGCCGCAAGAAGGAAGACTTCCTGATCAAGCAGTAA
- the trpS gene encoding tryptophan--tRNA ligase gives MSQPQNETSSAAPAAPAATPAVILTGDRPTGPLHLGHFVGSLRSRVAYQHEYRQFIMLADSQALTDNMDDINKVHRNVVEVALDYLAVGIDPSKSTILIQSQIPELAELTFYYLNLVTVARLERNPTVKAEIVLRGFERDIPAGFLTYPASQAADISAFKASIVPVGEDQIPMIEQTNEIVRRFNRIANRDVLVECKALVPEIGRLPGIDGKAKMSKSLGNTINLGASADEITAAVKKVYTDPLHLRVQDPGHLEGNVAFIYLDAFDTDKAALEEMKAHYVRGGLGDSIVKKRLEVVLQELLGPIRARREEFAKDKGYVMQMLKEGTQRAREVAAQTADEVKAALGLTYF, from the coding sequence ATGAGCCAACCGCAGAACGAAACCTCCTCCGCCGCCCCGGCAGCCCCGGCAGCCACGCCCGCCGTGATCCTGACGGGCGACCGCCCGACCGGCCCGCTGCACCTGGGTCACTTTGTCGGCAGCCTGCGCAGCCGCGTCGCTTACCAGCACGAGTATAGGCAGTTCATCATGCTGGCCGATTCGCAGGCGCTGACGGACAATATGGACGACATCAACAAGGTGCACCGCAACGTCGTCGAAGTGGCGCTCGATTACCTGGCGGTGGGCATCGACCCGTCGAAATCGACGATCCTGATCCAGTCGCAGATCCCCGAACTGGCCGAGCTGACGTTCTATTACCTGAACCTGGTCACCGTGGCGCGCCTGGAACGCAACCCGACGGTGAAAGCGGAAATCGTGCTGCGCGGCTTCGAGCGCGACATCCCGGCCGGCTTCCTCACCTACCCCGCTTCGCAGGCGGCGGACATCTCGGCGTTCAAGGCGTCGATCGTGCCGGTGGGCGAAGACCAGATCCCGATGATCGAGCAGACCAACGAGATCGTGCGCCGCTTCAACCGCATCGCGAACCGCGACGTGCTCGTCGAGTGCAAGGCGCTGGTGCCGGAAATCGGCCGCCTGCCGGGCATCGACGGCAAGGCGAAGATGAGCAAGTCGCTGGGCAACACGATCAACCTGGGCGCCTCGGCCGACGAGATCACCGCCGCGGTGAAGAAGGTCTACACCGATCCGCTGCACCTGCGCGTGCAGGACCCGGGCCACCTGGAAGGCAACGTGGCGTTCATCTACCTGGACGCGTTCGATACCGACAAGGCCGCGCTGGAAGAAATGAAGGCGCACTACGTGCGCGGCGGCCTGGGCGATTCGATCGTCAAGAAGCGGCTCGAAGTGGTGCTGCAGGAACTGCTCGGCCCGATCCGCGCCCGCCGCGAGGAATTCGCCAAGGACAAGGGCTACGTGATGCAGATGCTGAAGGAAGGCACGCAGCGCGCCCGCGAGGTGGCCGCGCAGACGGCCGACGAAGTGAAGGCGGCGCTGGGCCTGACGTACTTCTGA
- a CDS encoding LON peptidase substrate-binding domain-containing protein, whose product MIPLFPLNTVLFPDGRLGLQVFEVRYLDMIKKCIAGDEEFGVVVLAQGDEVRKPGQQEAIATIGTLARIVDWTAPLPGLMHVTCLGTRRFRIASAEQLKHGLWMADIECMPDDMAVPVPGEQQDVANALGTLIRSLQQRGVSESQMPMGLPYRLDESGWVANRWCELLELDLPQKQLLLAQDNPVLRLELVQDALADSGYLT is encoded by the coding sequence ATGATTCCATTGTTTCCACTTAACACAGTGCTGTTCCCCGACGGGCGTCTCGGGTTGCAGGTGTTCGAGGTGCGTTATCTCGACATGATCAAGAAATGCATCGCCGGCGATGAGGAATTCGGCGTGGTGGTGCTGGCCCAGGGCGACGAGGTGCGCAAGCCCGGCCAGCAGGAAGCCATCGCCACGATCGGCACGCTGGCCCGCATCGTCGACTGGACGGCGCCGCTGCCGGGGCTGATGCATGTCACCTGCCTCGGCACACGGCGCTTCCGCATCGCATCGGCCGAGCAGCTGAAGCATGGATTGTGGATGGCCGACATCGAATGCATGCCGGACGACATGGCGGTGCCGGTACCGGGCGAGCAGCAGGATGTGGCCAATGCGCTCGGCACGCTGATCCGCTCGCTGCAACAGCGCGGGGTGAGCGAATCGCAGATGCCGATGGGGTTGCCATACCGGCTCGACGAAAGCGGCTGGGTGGCGAACCGCTGGTGCGAACTGCTCGAACTCGACCTGCCGCAAAAGCAGCTGCTGCTGGCGCAGGACAACCCGGTTCTGCGGCTCGAGCTGGTACAGGATGCGCTGGCGGACAGCGGTTACCTGACCTGA
- a CDS encoding erythromycin esterase family protein: MTDRNIIDALAREARPFDGTDCDELLDSIGDSSIVLLGEATHGTREFYRLRAEISKRLIVAKGFDAIAVEADWPDALRVSRYVQHGGDDMTAEGALSGFKRFPQWMWRNHEIVDLVNWLRVHNAHVASTVRRVGFHGLDLYSLRQSMHAVIAYLDREDPEAAERARQRYACIDHMADDPQRYGYAASFGMQPHCEDEVMRQLVELTRDADLHAREPGGQVPDELFYAQQNARVARNAETYYRSMFRGRDESWNVRDSHMAETLEALREHISQRVGRPGKIVVWAHNSHLGDARATEMGEHGQLNLGQLVRERYRPEDTFLLGFTTHTGTVTAATEWDGPAELKQVVASRPGSVERLLHETAAATGMGQFLLPLRGRDSMLARLPSRYLERAIGVIYRPDTERHSHYFHADAARQFDALVHVDRSTALRPLERSALWRQDEVPETYPSGL, from the coding sequence ATGACGGACCGGAACATCATCGACGCGCTGGCGCGCGAAGCGCGGCCGTTCGACGGCACGGATTGTGACGAGCTGCTCGACAGCATCGGCGACTCTTCGATCGTGCTGCTCGGCGAAGCCACGCACGGCACGCGCGAGTTCTACCGGCTGCGCGCCGAAATCAGCAAGCGGCTGATCGTGGCAAAAGGGTTCGACGCGATCGCCGTCGAGGCGGACTGGCCGGATGCATTGCGCGTGAGCCGCTACGTGCAGCACGGCGGCGACGACATGACGGCGGAGGGCGCGCTGTCCGGCTTCAAGCGGTTCCCGCAATGGATGTGGCGGAACCACGAGATCGTCGACCTGGTGAACTGGCTGCGCGTGCACAACGCGCACGTGGCCAGCACCGTGCGTCGCGTGGGCTTCCACGGTCTCGACCTGTACAGCCTGCGGCAATCGATGCACGCCGTGATCGCGTATCTCGACAGGGAAGACCCGGAAGCGGCCGAGCGCGCACGCCAGCGCTACGCCTGCATCGACCACATGGCCGACGACCCGCAGCGCTACGGCTACGCAGCCTCGTTCGGCATGCAACCGCATTGCGAGGACGAGGTGATGCGGCAACTGGTGGAGCTGACGCGCGATGCCGACCTGCATGCGCGCGAGCCGGGCGGGCAGGTGCCGGACGAACTGTTCTACGCGCAGCAGAACGCCCGCGTGGCGCGCAATGCCGAAACCTATTACCGCTCGATGTTCCGGGGCCGCGACGAGTCGTGGAACGTGCGCGACTCGCACATGGCCGAAACACTGGAGGCGCTGCGCGAGCACATCAGCCAGCGCGTGGGGCGGCCCGGCAAGATCGTGGTGTGGGCGCACAACTCGCACCTGGGCGACGCGCGCGCCACCGAGATGGGCGAGCACGGCCAGCTGAACCTGGGCCAGCTGGTGCGCGAACGCTACCGCCCCGAAGACACGTTCCTGCTCGGGTTCACGACGCACACGGGCACCGTCACGGCCGCCACCGAATGGGACGGGCCGGCGGAACTGAAACAGGTGGTGGCGTCGCGGCCGGGCAGCGTGGAGCGGCTGCTGCACGAGACAGCGGCCGCCACCGGCATGGGCCAGTTCCTGCTGCCGCTGCGCGGGCGCGACAGCATGCTGGCTCGGCTGCCGTCACGCTACCTGGAACGGGCGATCGGCGTGATCTACCGGCCGGACACGGAGCGCCACAGCCATTACTTCCATGCCGATGCGGCCCGGCAGTTCGACGCGCTGGTCCACGTCGACCGGAGCACGGCGCTGCGGCCGCTCGAGCGCTCCGCGCTCTGGCGGCAGGACGAGGTGCCGGAGACTTACCCGAGCGGGCTGTAG
- a CDS encoding DMT family transporter, with protein MWTGVLCGLLAGAMWGMVFIVPAMLAAFSPLELALGRYTAYGAMAFLLLLPKLATLAPRIDRRDGIALLRHALSGNIVYYMLLATGVKLAGVAPTSLIIGVLPITVTLLGRHDHGAVPLARLALPLAIVAAGIACINVDVFLHAHESGRPPWQTAAGLACAAGALLCWTWYAVDNARYLKANAHFTSAEWSALYGLSSGIIALLIAVVALAFRHDEVTGASAAASGRDWGLFWTCNALLALGASVIGNGLWNVASRRVPVTLSGQLILFETLFALLYGFVYRQAWPRALEAAAIALLVAGVLWSVRVHAAEEDLTPP; from the coding sequence ATGTGGACTGGTGTATTGTGCGGCCTGCTGGCGGGCGCGATGTGGGGCATGGTGTTCATCGTGCCGGCGATGCTGGCGGCGTTCTCGCCGCTGGAACTGGCCCTGGGCCGCTACACGGCATACGGCGCGATGGCGTTCCTGCTGCTGCTGCCGAAGCTTGCGACGCTGGCGCCCCGGATCGACCGCCGTGACGGCATCGCGCTGCTGCGGCATGCGCTGAGCGGGAACATCGTCTACTACATGCTGCTGGCGACGGGGGTGAAGCTGGCCGGCGTGGCGCCCACGTCGCTGATCATCGGTGTGCTGCCCATCACCGTCACGCTGCTGGGCCGCCACGATCATGGCGCCGTGCCGCTCGCGCGGCTGGCCCTGCCGCTGGCCATCGTCGCCGCCGGCATCGCCTGCATCAACGTCGACGTGTTCCTGCACGCGCACGAATCGGGGCGACCGCCGTGGCAGACGGCCGCCGGCCTGGCATGCGCGGCCGGCGCGCTGCTGTGCTGGACCTGGTATGCCGTCGACAATGCACGGTACCTGAAGGCCAACGCGCATTTCACCAGCGCCGAATGGTCCGCGCTGTATGGGCTGTCGAGCGGCATCATCGCGCTGCTCATCGCCGTCGTGGCACTGGCGTTCCGCCACGACGAGGTGACAGGCGCCAGCGCCGCGGCGAGCGGCCGCGACTGGGGCCTGTTCTGGACCTGCAATGCGCTGCTGGCGCTGGGCGCCTCGGTGATCGGCAACGGCCTGTGGAACGTGGCCAGCCGGCGCGTGCCGGTCACGCTGTCCGGCCAGCTGATCCTGTTCGAGACGCTGTTCGCGCTGTTGTATGGCTTTGTTTACCGGCAGGCCTGGCCGCGGGCGCTGGAGGCGGCGGCGATCGCGCTGCTGGTGGCCGGCGTGCTGTGGTCGGTGCGGGTGCATGCGGCCGAGGAAGACCTCACGCCGCCGTAG
- a CDS encoding VOC family protein: protein MLANTEAMATIAVRDIAAAREFYGTVLGLQESVVGGDAEGEVLSYLSGSSRIMVYRSEFAGTNRATSATWTVGDEIEEIVATLKEKGVTFEHYQMPGLQLAGDIHVGDEMKVAWFTDPDGNVLSIAGN, encoded by the coding sequence ATGCTGGCAAACACGGAAGCCATGGCAACGATCGCCGTGCGCGATATCGCGGCGGCGCGGGAGTTTTATGGCACTGTACTGGGACTTCAGGAAAGCGTCGTCGGGGGCGATGCGGAAGGCGAGGTGCTGTCGTATTTGAGCGGAAGCTCACGGATTATGGTGTACCGGTCGGAATTCGCCGGCACCAATCGGGCGACTTCAGCGACCTGGACAGTTGGCGATGAGATCGAGGAGATTGTCGCCACACTGAAAGAAAAGGGGGTAACGTTCGAACACTATCAGATGCCCGGATTGCAATTGGCAGGCGATATCCACGTGGGCGACGAGATGAAAGTTGCGTGGTTCACGGACCCGGATGGAAATGTTCTCAGCATCGCGGGTAATTGA
- a CDS encoding DUF1294 domain-containing protein — translation MDKRAARAGRRRTSERTLLLIGLAGGWPGALLAQRLVRHKSSKKSFQVRFRISVAASVAFTLALLHAASRYAYSPLG, via the coding sequence ATCGACAAGCGTGCCGCCCGCGCGGGCCGGCGCCGCACGTCCGAACGCACGCTGCTGCTGATCGGCCTCGCCGGCGGCTGGCCGGGCGCCCTGCTGGCGCAGCGGCTGGTGCGGCACAAGTCTTCGAAGAAGTCGTTCCAGGTCAGGTTCCGGATCAGCGTCGCGGCCAGCGTCGCGTTCACGCTGGCCCTCCTCCACGCCGCTTCGCGTTACGCCTACAGCCCGCTCGGGTAA